GGACGCGTGGCACCCGCGCCGATCAGCGAGGCGGCGATCGACGCACGTCTCGCCGCGAGCGCGGTAGTGCGGAAGTCACTGGCGGATGTGACGCTGAAATCAGCCGCCGCCATCCTGGGAACCTACGCGGGGCGACGCGAAGACCTCGCGCCGTGGCTGGCGGGCGCCGAGATCAATCGCGAGCGACACTTGCGGCTGCAATACCTGGCCGGCCTGGCGGCCAATGTTGACGAGCGCTACCTGATCTTCCAGGCGATGCTGAAGTACCGGAAATATCCGGCGGACCTGTTCGTAGCGTCCGCCGAACTCGAAGCGCAACTGCGGCGCTGGTACGCGCCGCAGCCTTAGCCTTTCTTCTTGCCGGTGCCGGTCTGGCTGAACTGGCCGCCGGCCATGTCCTGCTTTACGACCAGCGCGCCGTCCTTCAAGGTGACGGTCATCACCACGTCGATGGCGCCCTGCGGGCCTTCCTGGTTCCACTTCAGCACGAGGTCGGCGCCCGGCATGGTGATGTCGGTGATGCTCACCGGACCGCCGCGGCCGCCGCCCAGTTCCGCCGCCACCTTGCCGCCCACGTCGGTGATGCTCAGCGGACGTTCCTGGGGCCCGCGACGCCCTTCAATGGTCAGCACCCACTCGCCGACGAACGCCTTGGCCTTGGCGGTGTCGAGAGCCGACGCTTTGCCCTGGGCAGCCGCCAGCGACGGCATGGTCAACGCAATGGCGCACGCCGCGAAAAATAGAACGGTCTTGCGAATCATTCCTGTCTCCTTCAGCGAGTCCTCGGTGCCTCGATCCGCAGGCGCCGGAGAACTCGACGGTATGGTGTCTATACGTGGCGACTCGCCCCGGTGCTTACTGGCGGGTGTAGGATGCCCGACAGCGAGGCGATGCGCATGAGATTCTCGGCAACCACGGCCGTGGCGGTGATGGTGCTCCTGGCGGCGTCTGGGGCCGGATTTGCCCGCCAAACCGCCCAACCCATGACGGACCGGCCGCCGCTGGAGGTGGCCCAGGTGCTGGCCGCGCGCTATCCAGCCGACCCCATCATGAGCTACATCCCGGCGCTCTCCTGGTCCGGGTCGTTCCGGCTGGCCGCCCTGACCGGCGAAGAGAAATGGCGCGACAAACCGCGGGCACAGATGGCGGCGTTCCTCTCCGGCCAGGCTCCGGCGATTGCCGAACCGCACCGCCTGACGAGCCTGGCCGGGCACCTGGCCTTTGCGGACGCCGCCACGCTGGACGGCAACGCCGCGGCCGGAGCCCTGGCCCGGAAAGCAGCGGCCTTCATCGTCTCAGAGGCGCCCGACGAAGGCTTTCGCTTCTCGACGCACTGGACCGACGACATGTTCATGTTGAGTTCGGTGTTGTTGCGCGCCGACAGCGGCACATACGGCGAGTTGGTGCGCGTCATGCTGACGACCTACTCGAACAAGCTGCAACGGCCCGACGGCCTCTTCAATCACGCCCCAAACGGGCCGCACCCATGGGGCCGCGGCAACGGCTTTGCGCTGCTCGGCCTGACCGAGGCGCTCACCCACCTGCCGGAGTCGTGGCCGAACCGGGCGATGGTCCTCGACATCTACCGCAGGCACGTCACGGC
This genomic interval from Vicinamibacterales bacterium contains the following:
- a CDS encoding glycoside hydrolase family 88 protein encodes the protein MRFSATTAVAVMVLLAASGAGFARQTAQPMTDRPPLEVAQVLAARYPADPIMSYIPALSWSGSFRLAALTGEEKWRDKPRAQMAAFLSGQAPAIAEPHRLTSLAGHLAFADAATLDGNAAAGALARKAAAFIVSEAPDEGFRFSTHWTDDMFMLSSVLLRADSGTYGELVRVMLTTYSNKLQRPDGLFNHAPNGPHPWGRGNGFALLGLTEALTHLPESWPNRAMVLDIYRRHVTALVKHQSDDGSWRQVIDEPASYRELTATAMIVAAMSRGVARGWIDRATYRPIIDRGWKAVAARVMDDGSVRDVCSGTGAGPTKEYYLNRPVVNGADDRGGAMALLAAIEVETLRRVR